In Shinella sp. XGS7, a single genomic region encodes these proteins:
- a CDS encoding EAL domain-containing protein — MSENQEPAGAASPGTHPDDDDLLEFVDGPEGAAESLSGPATVPWQVLIVDDDADVHKATELAMQGLLIEGRPLSFLHASSAAQAHELMRREHDLAVVLLDVVMESEDAGLQLVRQIREDLNQHAVRIVLRTGQPGYAPEIETVQAYDINDYKTKSELTRTRLYTVLTAAIRSYKQICALESNRQGLELIVEASTELSRLRGLHRFAEGVVTQICALLGILPEGLVCAQAGSDGPGDLCEMRIIAAAGQYSGLINTPLPSVQVAHVREQLTRCLQARQHLFDEPGGTCLFFGLANGRAMAALVETGRALNSMELQLLRAFCSNISVGFENVVLYGQLLDQAHQDPLLRLPNRVRFIELLDQNLKEPGGITLALIDLDDFADVNDAFGHAFGDQVLQAVAQRLGECLGFNTSMARVAADAFGLIGPEELVNSERIRSAFLDPFEVAGERLQISATTGLVRLTDSAARGSELLLDAQIALKRAKQQHRGAAQYFSPEMGTDARERFKLLKGLRAGFEENRLFVVYQPQVDLGSKRALGAEALLRWRTADGAFVPPDQFIPLAEQSGLIISIGEFVLRTACHQLRRMEDRGYRDFRMCVNISLAQFRHPGFIASLERALQDTGINPCNLELEITESMAMEDSTLVRQLLSEIKRSGATVAIDDFGTGFSSLSQLRQLEVGRLKIDRAFVREAQHSSAGLTIAHMVINLGRGLGLTVIAEGVETEEQRQQLLALGCHEGQGWLFAKPMPADQLEQWMGEQPAAA; from the coding sequence ATGTCCGAGAACCAGGAGCCAGCCGGAGCAGCCTCGCCGGGCACTCACCCCGACGACGACGATCTGCTGGAGTTCGTGGACGGCCCCGAAGGCGCCGCAGAGTCCCTATCCGGTCCGGCCACGGTGCCCTGGCAGGTCCTGATCGTCGATGACGATGCCGATGTGCACAAGGCCACCGAGCTGGCCATGCAGGGCCTGCTGATCGAGGGCCGCCCCCTGAGTTTTCTGCACGCCAGCTCCGCCGCCCAGGCCCATGAGCTGATGCGCCGCGAGCATGATCTGGCGGTGGTGCTGCTGGACGTGGTGATGGAGTCCGAGGACGCCGGTCTGCAGCTGGTGCGCCAGATCCGCGAAGACCTGAACCAGCATGCGGTGCGCATCGTGCTGCGCACCGGCCAGCCCGGCTATGCGCCCGAGATCGAGACGGTGCAGGCCTATGACATCAACGACTACAAGACCAAGTCCGAGCTGACCCGCACCCGGCTCTACACGGTGCTCACCGCGGCCATCCGCTCCTACAAGCAGATCTGCGCGCTGGAGTCCAACCGCCAGGGCCTGGAGCTCATCGTCGAGGCCAGCACCGAGCTCAGCCGCCTGCGCGGCCTGCACCGCTTCGCCGAGGGCGTGGTCACCCAGATCTGCGCCCTGCTGGGCATCCTGCCCGAGGGCCTGGTCTGCGCCCAGGCCGGCAGCGACGGCCCCGGCGATCTCTGCGAGATGCGCATCATCGCCGCCGCCGGCCAGTACAGCGGCCTGATCAACACCCCGCTGCCCAGCGTGCAGGTGGCCCATGTGCGGGAGCAGCTCACGCGCTGCCTGCAGGCACGCCAGCATCTCTTTGACGAACCCGGCGGCACCTGCCTGTTCTTCGGCCTGGCCAATGGCCGGGCCATGGCCGCCCTGGTGGAGACCGGCCGCGCACTCAACAGCATGGAGCTGCAGCTGCTGCGCGCCTTCTGCTCCAACATCTCGGTGGGCTTCGAGAACGTGGTGCTCTATGGCCAGCTGCTGGACCAGGCCCATCAGGACCCGCTGCTGCGCCTGCCCAACCGGGTGCGCTTCATCGAGCTGCTGGACCAGAACCTCAAGGAGCCCGGCGGCATCACCCTGGCCCTGATCGACCTGGACGACTTCGCCGATGTGAACGACGCCTTCGGCCATGCCTTTGGCGACCAGGTGCTGCAGGCCGTGGCCCAACGCCTGGGCGAGTGCCTGGGCTTCAACACCTCTATGGCCCGCGTGGCGGCCGATGCCTTCGGCCTGATAGGCCCCGAGGAACTGGTCAACAGCGAGCGCATACGCTCCGCCTTTCTGGACCCCTTCGAGGTGGCCGGCGAGCGCCTGCAGATCTCGGCCACCACCGGCCTGGTGCGCCTGACCGACTCCGCCGCACGCGGCTCCGAGTTGCTGCTGGACGCCCAGATCGCGCTCAAGCGCGCCAAGCAGCAGCACCGCGGCGCGGCCCAGTACTTCTCGCCCGAGATGGGCACCGATGCGCGCGAGCGCTTCAAGCTGCTCAAGGGCCTGCGCGCCGGCTTCGAGGAGAACCGCCTCTTCGTGGTCTACCAGCCTCAGGTGGATCTGGGCAGCAAGCGCGCCCTGGGCGCCGAGGCCCTGCTGCGCTGGCGCACGGCGGACGGCGCCTTTGTGCCGCCCGACCAGTTCATCCCCCTGGCCGAGCAGAGCGGCCTGATCATCAGCATCGGCGAGTTCGTGCTGCGCACCGCCTGCCACCAGCTGCGCCGCATGGAGGATCGCGGCTACCGCGATTTCCGCATGTGCGTGAACATCTCCCTGGCCCAGTTCCGCCACCCCGGCTTCATCGCCAGCCTGGAACGCGCCCTGCAGGACACCGGCATCAACCCCTGCAATCTGGAGCTGGAGATCACCGAGTCCATGGCCATGGAAGACAGCACCCTGGTGCGCCAGCTGCTGTCCGAGATCAAGCGCAGCGGCGCCACCGTGGCCATCGACGATTTCGGCACCGGCTTTTCCTCGCTCTCCCAGCTGCGCCAGCTGGAGGTGGGTCGACTCAAGATCGACCGTGCCTTTGTGCGCGAGGCCCAGCATTCCAGCGCCGGCCTCACCATCGCCCACATGGTCATCAATCTGGGCCGCGGCCTGGGCCTGACCGTGATCGCCGAGGGCGTGGAGACCGAGGAGCAGCGCCAGCAGCTGCTGGCCCTGGGCTGCCACGAGGGCCAGGGCTGGCTCTTTGCCAAGCCCATGCCGGCCGATCAGCTGGAGCAGTGGATGGGCGAGCAGCCGGCCGCCGCCTGA
- a CDS encoding YqjD family protein has product MPTTQAQKERLVSDLHAVVAEAESLLRATAGQAGEGAAELRAKVQATLERAKDNLHDLQEAAVERAKAAGRATDAYVHDNPWQSIGVAAGVGLLLGMLIARR; this is encoded by the coding sequence ATGCCCACAACTCAAGCTCAGAAAGAACGACTGGTTAGCGATCTGCACGCCGTCGTTGCCGAAGCAGAAAGCCTGCTGCGCGCTACGGCCGGCCAGGCCGGCGAGGGCGCGGCCGAACTCCGTGCCAAGGTGCAGGCCACGCTGGAGCGCGCCAAGGACAATCTGCATGATCTGCAGGAGGCGGCGGTCGAGCGCGCCAAGGCCGCGGGCCGCGCCACCGATGCCTATGTGCATGACAACCCCTGGCAGTCCATCGGCGTGGCCGCTGGCGTGGGCCTGCTGCTGGGCATGCTGATCGCGCGGCGCTGA
- a CDS encoding methyl-accepting chemotaxis protein, translating to MTLSNMKISTRLALGFGAMALLIVLLGLLAWTKLDAMNAHFKLAMEDRYPKVKAFNAIKATNSQVALSLRNLILLNDPAEIEAEFALIETASKSTSDKIEELSKIMSTPGGKAGIAKLNEARAGFRAEREKVTQALRAGDIDKARRVLLGELKPRQQAYMAAVDELVNLGGKLMDLSAQQAEAEARSAKLQIAALIAVALVLSGLMSIWLIRSIIGPLNAAVQVASGVAAGDLAMAIEAGGANETGRLLSALHEMQGRLAAIVREVRNGAESVATASAQISSGNSDLSARTEQQASALEQTAASMEELGSTVRGNADNAQQANQLALAASTVAEQGGTAVGQVVETMREISESSRKISDIIGTIDGIAFQTNILALNAAVEAARAGEQGRGFAVVASEVRALAQRSAAAAKEIKTLIQASVERVELGSSQVDRAGSTIAEVVASIQRVTDIMGEISAASREQSTGVAQVGEAVTQMDRATQENAALVEESAAAAESLRLQAQQLVQAVAVFRL from the coding sequence ATGACTCTGAGCAATATGAAGATCTCGACGCGCCTGGCCCTGGGCTTTGGCGCCATGGCCCTGCTCATCGTGCTGCTGGGCCTGCTGGCCTGGACCAAGCTGGACGCGATGAACGCGCATTTCAAGCTGGCGATGGAGGACCGCTATCCCAAGGTCAAGGCCTTCAATGCGATCAAGGCCACCAACAGCCAGGTGGCGCTGTCGCTGCGCAATCTGATCCTCCTGAACGACCCGGCCGAGATCGAGGCGGAGTTCGCGCTCATCGAGACGGCTTCCAAGTCCACCAGCGACAAGATCGAGGAACTCAGCAAGATCATGAGCACGCCGGGCGGCAAGGCCGGCATTGCCAAGCTCAACGAGGCGCGCGCCGGCTTCCGGGCCGAGCGCGAGAAGGTGACCCAGGCCCTGCGTGCCGGCGATATCGACAAGGCCCGGCGCGTGCTGCTGGGCGAGCTCAAGCCCAGGCAGCAGGCCTATATGGCGGCCGTGGACGAGCTGGTGAACCTGGGCGGCAAGCTGATGGACCTCTCGGCCCAGCAGGCTGAGGCCGAGGCGCGCAGTGCCAAGCTGCAGATCGCGGCGCTGATCGCGGTGGCGCTGGTCCTGTCGGGGCTGATGAGCATCTGGCTGATCCGCTCCATCATCGGTCCGCTGAACGCGGCGGTGCAGGTGGCCAGCGGGGTGGCGGCGGGCGATCTGGCCATGGCCATCGAGGCGGGCGGCGCCAACGAGACCGGCCGCCTGCTGAGTGCGCTGCATGAGATGCAGGGCCGCCTGGCCGCCATCGTGCGCGAGGTGCGCAACGGCGCCGAGAGCGTGGCCACCGCCTCGGCCCAGATCTCCTCGGGCAATAGCGATCTCTCGGCCCGCACGGAGCAGCAGGCCTCGGCGCTGGAGCAGACCGCGGCGTCCATGGAAGAGCTGGGCAGCACGGTGCGCGGCAATGCCGACAACGCCCAGCAGGCCAATCAGCTGGCGCTGGCCGCCTCCACGGTGGCGGAGCAGGGCGGCACGGCCGTGGGCCAGGTGGTGGAGACCATGCGCGAGATCAGCGAGAGCTCGCGCAAGATCAGCGACATCATCGGCACCATCGACGGCATCGCCTTCCAGACCAATATCCTGGCCCTGAATGCCGCGGTGGAGGCAGCGCGGGCCGGCGAGCAGGGCCGCGGCTTTGCCGTGGTGGCCAGCGAGGTGCGTGCGCTGGCCCAGCGCAGCGCGGCGGCGGCCAAGGAGATCAAGACCCTGATCCAGGCCAGCGTGGAGCGCGTGGAGCTGGGCTCCAGCCAGGTGGACCGGGCCGGCAGCACGATTGCCGAGGTGGTGGCGTCTATCCAGCGCGTCACCGACATCATGGGCGAGATCAGCGCCGCCAGCCGCGAGCAGAGCACGGGCGTGGCCCAGGTTGGTGAGGCCGTGACCCAGATGGACCGCGCGACCCAGGAGAATGCCGCCCTGGTCGAGGAGTCGGCCGCCGCGGCCGAGAGCCTTCGGCTGCAGGCCCAGCAGTTGGTCCAGGCTGTGGCCGTGTTCCGGCTTTGA
- a CDS encoding 6-phosphofructokinase has translation MSGARILVAQGGGPTAVINQSLVGVVLEARRQRGVASVYGARHGMRGILREDFVDLAQETSHNLELVAQTPSSALGSTRDKPDRAYCHEIFKVLQAHGITHFFNIGGNDSSDALRIVADEAAAVGYGLRCIHIPKTIDNDLVGNDHTPGFPSAARFVAQAFAGANLDNAALPGVYLGVVMGRHAGFLTAASALGKKFAEDGPHLIYLPERVFELERFLADVRTMHERHGRCVIAVSEGIHDAAGRPIISQLTQDLERDAHGNVQLSGSGALADLLCEQIKQRLGLKRVRGDTLGYLQRSFIGCVSDVDQREAREVGEKAVQFAFHGDRDGSVAIRRSGYYSVDYELLPLAAVAGKTRVMEDEFIAASGTDVTDAFRLYLRPLLGSGMPDAFRLRPNPVPKILNREA, from the coding sequence ATGTCCGGTGCAAGAATCCTCGTCGCCCAGGGTGGCGGCCCCACCGCCGTCATCAACCAGTCCCTGGTGGGCGTGGTGCTGGAGGCGCGGCGCCAGCGCGGCGTGGCCAGCGTCTACGGCGCGCGCCATGGCATGCGCGGCATCCTGCGCGAGGACTTCGTGGACCTGGCCCAGGAAACCAGCCACAACCTGGAGCTGGTGGCGCAGACGCCCTCCTCCGCCCTGGGCTCCACCCGCGACAAGCCCGACCGCGCCTACTGCCACGAGATCTTCAAGGTGCTGCAGGCCCATGGCATCACGCACTTCTTCAATATCGGCGGCAATGACTCCTCCGATGCCCTGCGCATCGTGGCCGACGAGGCCGCCGCCGTGGGCTATGGCCTGCGCTGCATTCACATCCCCAAGACCATCGACAACGATCTGGTGGGCAATGACCACACGCCCGGCTTCCCCTCGGCCGCGCGCTTCGTGGCCCAGGCCTTTGCCGGCGCGAACCTGGACAACGCAGCCCTGCCCGGTGTCTACCTGGGCGTGGTGATGGGCCGGCACGCGGGCTTTCTCACCGCGGCCTCGGCCCTGGGCAAGAAGTTCGCCGAGGACGGCCCGCACCTGATCTACCTGCCCGAGCGGGTGTTCGAGCTGGAGCGCTTTCTGGCCGATGTGAGGACCATGCATGAGCGTCACGGCCGCTGCGTGATCGCGGTATCCGAGGGCATCCACGATGCCGCGGGCCGGCCCATCATCAGCCAGCTGACCCAGGACCTGGAGCGGGACGCGCATGGCAATGTGCAGCTCTCCGGCAGCGGCGCCCTGGCCGATCTGCTGTGCGAGCAGATCAAGCAGCGCCTGGGCCTCAAGCGCGTGCGCGGCGACACCCTGGGCTATCTGCAGCGCAGCTTCATCGGCTGCGTCTCGGACGTGGACCAGCGCGAGGCACGCGAGGTGGGCGAGAAGGCGGTGCAGTTCGCCTTCCATGGTGATCGCGACGGCTCGGTGGCCATACGCCGCAGCGGCTACTACTCGGTGGACTACGAGCTGCTGCCCCTGGCCGCCGTGGCCGGCAAGACCCGGGTGATGGAGGACGAGTTCATCGCCGCCAGCGGCACCGATGTGACCGATGCCTTCCGCCTCTATCTGCGCCCGCTGCTGGGCTCGGGCATGCCCGATGCCTTCCGCCTGCGGCCCAACCCCGTGCCCAAGATCCTGAACCGCGAGGCCTGA
- a CDS encoding glyoxalase/bleomycin resistance/extradiol dioxygenase family protein — translation MPTLQAPPAGWPRLSSTLLYDNAREAIAWLVTAFGFEIQLVVDAPDGSVAHSQLVFGEALIMVGEGGAARAPRFGVPLRSPRHLGGANSQSLMLYVDDVDAHCARARAAGATIVAEPALQDYGPAYWADRGYGALDCDGHLWWFCQRVRG, via the coding sequence ATGCCCACCCTGCAAGCCCCACCCGCCGGCTGGCCCCGCCTGTCCAGCACCCTGCTCTACGACAACGCACGCGAAGCCATCGCCTGGCTCGTGACGGCCTTCGGCTTCGAGATCCAGCTGGTGGTCGACGCGCCGGACGGCTCCGTGGCCCACAGCCAGCTGGTCTTTGGCGAGGCCCTGATCATGGTGGGCGAAGGCGGCGCCGCGCGCGCACCGCGCTTCGGTGTACCCCTGCGCAGCCCGCGCCATCTGGGTGGGGCCAACAGCCAGAGCCTGATGCTCTATGTGGACGATGTGGACGCGCACTGCGCCCGCGCCCGGGCCGCCGGCGCCACCATCGTGGCCGAGCCCGCGCTGCAGGACTACGGCCCCGCCTACTGGGCCGACCGCGGCTATGGCGCGCTGGACTGCGACGGCCACCTCTGGTGGTTCTGCCAGCGCGTGCGCGGCTGA
- a CDS encoding GIN domain-containing protein, with protein MRRRPCLRLLLALAPLPLLPACAGRGAEGWEEREPRWPDAPRRPEPALGSEWLAVDGPLNLNLEQGPPGEPRYERAGSEPLQLRAEREGLLIYQPGDRGARARLSRPALRELQVRGESQVQLGPWRAESLSLVLSGGGSLNAPRLEARQLRLRLLGSGRMVLSGLRCERLEVLISGSGSLKLEGLQTELLDARLRASGNFSARGRAERQHWQLSGSGDVDAEDLSGRAAQLRSFGSGDAALGPLENLEVELFGSGDLVYGGRPQLSQRSLGSGRVKPR; from the coding sequence ATGCGCCGCCGCCCCTGTCTGCGCCTGCTGCTGGCCCTGGCGCCCTTGCCCCTGCTGCCGGCCTGCGCCGGCCGGGGCGCCGAGGGCTGGGAAGAGCGAGAGCCCCGCTGGCCCGATGCGCCCCGGCGGCCCGAGCCCGCGCTGGGCAGCGAGTGGCTGGCGGTCGACGGCCCGCTGAACCTGAACCTGGAGCAGGGGCCGCCCGGCGAGCCCCGCTACGAGCGCGCCGGCAGCGAGCCTTTGCAACTGCGCGCTGAGCGCGAGGGCCTGCTGATCTACCAGCCGGGGGATCGCGGCGCCCGGGCCCGCCTGAGCCGGCCCGCGCTGCGCGAGCTGCAGGTGCGCGGTGAATCCCAGGTGCAGCTGGGCCCCTGGCGGGCCGAGAGCCTGAGCCTGGTGCTCAGCGGTGGCGGCAGCCTCAATGCGCCGCGCCTGGAGGCCCGCCAGCTGCGTCTGCGCCTGCTGGGCTCGGGCCGCATGGTGCTGAGCGGGCTGCGCTGCGAGCGCCTGGAGGTGCTGATCAGCGGCTCGGGCTCGCTCAAGCTGGAGGGCCTGCAGACCGAGCTGCTGGACGCGCGGCTGCGCGCCTCGGGGAACTTCAGCGCCCGCGGCCGGGCCGAGCGCCAGCACTGGCAGCTCAGCGGCTCGGGCGATGTGGATGCCGAAGACCTGAGCGGCCGCGCGGCCCAGCTGCGCTCCTTTGGCAGCGGGGATGCGGCCCTGGGCCCGCTGGAGAACCTGGAGGTCGAGCTCTTCGGCTCGGGGGATCTGGTCTACGGCGGCCGGCCGCAGCTGAGCCAGCGCAGCCTGGGCTCGGGGCGGGTGAAGCCGCGCTGA
- a CDS encoding MipA/OmpV family protein, with the protein MKSYLCTLALALASSLVMAQAPVGAAAPAGDWQLRGGGALLVQPRYSGGQRLRALGAPLLEARWRENVFLSTVRGLGYEVRLGEGAALSLALAPDLYQRRAKDGDRLRGLDEVKIAPALRLGGELALGPVFLNAVATQRLGSSGKPGGRGLHAELELGYGLLRSPDLALALALGLSATAMDAKLGQALYGVSAAESARSGLARHSVGAGLHSVGGFAQASYRLDAHWLLFAKAGLSSLRGDAGESPVVLKRRQPSLALAVSRSF; encoded by the coding sequence CCCTGGTGATGGCCCAGGCCCCGGTTGGCGCCGCAGCGCCGGCCGGCGACTGGCAGCTGCGCGGCGGCGGCGCCCTGCTGGTGCAGCCGCGTTACAGCGGCGGCCAGCGCCTGCGCGCCCTGGGCGCGCCCCTGCTGGAGGCGCGCTGGCGCGAGAACGTTTTCCTGAGCACCGTGCGCGGCCTGGGCTACGAGGTGCGCCTGGGCGAGGGCGCGGCCCTGAGCCTGGCCCTGGCACCCGATCTCTACCAGCGCCGCGCCAAGGACGGGGATCGCCTGCGGGGCCTGGACGAGGTCAAGATCGCGCCGGCCCTGCGCCTGGGGGGCGAGCTGGCCCTGGGGCCGGTCTTCCTCAATGCCGTGGCCACCCAGCGCCTGGGCTCGTCCGGCAAGCCGGGCGGGCGCGGCCTGCATGCCGAGCTGGAGCTGGGCTACGGCCTGCTCCGCAGTCCCGATCTGGCCCTGGCCCTGGCCCTGGGCCTGAGCGCCACCGCCATGGACGCCAAGCTGGGCCAGGCGCTCTATGGTGTGAGCGCGGCCGAGTCGGCCCGCTCGGGCCTGGCCCGGCACAGCGTGGGCGCGGGCCTGCACAGCGTGGGCGGCTTTGCCCAGGCCAGCTACCGGCTGGACGCTCACTGGCTGCTCTTCGCCAAGGCCGGCTTGTCCAGCCTGCGCGGCGACGCGGGCGAGAGCCCCGTGGTGCTCAAGCGCCGCCAGCCCAGCCTGGCCCTGGCCGTGAGCCGGAGCTTCTGA